The window CAATCTAAAATCTGAGATGACAATCCAGTTAGAAGAATTGTCATCAATCATTCCTACAAGCCGAAAGGTGCAAAATAAGCCATCGAAAGGTGTTTACAACCAGTTCAAAGATATGAACAGAAGTAAAGTGAAACTAGAAGTTCCAGTAAAAGTTTCTGTGGGCAATCAACTTAGGTACCGGCTGGATACTAGTTTGGATTTTCTAGTCATGGAGAAGCTATTGCTGGAACCATCTCAACTGCAATGGAAGGTCTATATCTTTGAGATTGGGAATGCAGATAGATTGCAAAGCCAAGGCCAGAATAGTCAACAAGAGGGTGATTATGGGTTTGGCAATATTATTAGTGAAAGCCATCAGAAAAAGGTTGATTATGGGAGAACTGGGATTGTACTACCCTACAAGTGCCAAAATATGGTGCTGGAAAATGGTAGACTTGAAATGCACAAGTCAAGGGGACCTGAATACCATGGATTAAGTAACAGTGTTGCCATATGTATATTTGATCCAGGAGGAAGATTAAGTTGCTTTCATGGTGTTCTAGTTGTTGTTCTTGTTGGGATTTTACTAGTTCAGTATATGTTGCTTGAGACATTACTCCAGTCATTATCCAAGCTGCCAGCTAAGGCAACTGAACAAAGGAAGGAACCTTTTCAGTTGCACAAGGAGGTGTTTGACACTAAACTTTACAATTTAGCTGGAGTTCAAAGTCAAAATGTCCAAGGGAGTGCAGGAGCCGACATgattttgattgaaaataatcAACAATATGATCCTGTGAGAGATGGAATGATTGTACAACTAATGAGGACTGAAGTCATTGAAGCCTGGAGAAGAAAGTATACAATAACCATCTTTGATCCATGAGGGCAGAAAGGTGGCATTATCATATACATAAATGGAGTGGGAAAGATCAACCATGAGGACATGGTTATTTTTAAGGGGGAAGGATTGTCAGGAAATGGGTAGTAGTATTACTATTAGTATGAATCAGTAATAGCAGTAGCATATTAGTAGTGAGGAGTAGTGGTGTAGTAAGGGCTGTATAGTCATTTTCCCATTAATTCTGTTAAGTCTAGCTAGTCCAGCTGTCATGTGTCTGTACTTGTGTGTTGTCTATAAATAGGAGTGTGGAGTTGTAAATGAGATTATGCATATTATGAAATACAACTTCTTCTCCAagtttctctctctcttctctctaactgattttccctctctttctctctctaaactctgtctctctctcctgatctgatctctctctctcatttctctctcaaTTCTCCATCTCTCTGCCTCAATTCACCTCTGCTTAGCTATAATCTACTGTTCTATTACTGGATTTCCTGTTATTTCAGTTCATAAACACAGAAAACACCAAAAATAGCTTTGTCATACATTGAAGGCATGACAAACACCCCCATAGTCTTCCCGGTGGCTTATATAGGAATTTGGTGAAGAACTTGTCTATTCTTTGTCGATTCAGAAATCCATATTAGTATGGTATATTGTTATATATGTCGCGTCCATGCAGAATACCTTCACAACTTGAGATTCCTAGAGTCTCAGTTTACATATCAGGTTGAGAGAGAACCAACTACTGAATGCGGTTTTTTCGGTTTTAGTTCGTTCGGTTTTAAATGGTTCGGTTTTCAGCGGTTTTGATTCGATTTTTCTGCTCGACCTCAATTATAGCTGTTAATCAAATTATTACTAATTACACGCAATCTACCTACTATATAGTTATAAGTGTTTTTTATTTGAACTATTGATACAAAACATGAGGTCTTTGTCAGATAGTTACGTTTTGGAATTCATATCTCTGCACTTTGTTTTGTACGATATTTCACACTAGAAAATTTTACATAGCTGCAGGGGAATTGGTTTGCTCCCAATATAGATTGACCATTATTTGCGTAACTGTGGTAATTAAATAGGACACATATGGTCAAATATAATTTGTATACAACTGAAAAGTTAACCGAAGCTATTAGTCTCTTATGGGTATATAGGcagaaattttaatatgtctTCATTGGTTTTATCGTGTGTTCGGAGATAACACTTCAGTTGAAGTTGATACCCGACCGAGCGTAACTCTCACGGTATCTACTATGGTCAGTGATGGAATCAGAATTCCGAAATCACAGGAAACATTACTTGATAGTGTAGTGTTGTAAAAAACGGGAGTCGGATTTAATTAGTGaagatacaaaacaaagattaattggattgatcatatatatttaatcagttTGGTGAGTTACAGAACAGATATTAGTCGTTGATTAATTGTGATTAATTACTGACTTTTAGAACATACCTTACTAGTAAAGTTATCATTGATTATTCAAGATTAACGGAAgctcaaataaaaatttacactCCATTTTAATACTACCTCCGTgcctttttacttgtcactttgactttttgcacgttatttaaggtgattaaaaaacatacttctacttattatttttaaaattttatttttctgaattaaagtttatagtttatatttttattcataaaaagaaaattttaaaaaaaatgagcgaaattatgttttttaatcaccttaagttacatgcaaaaagtcaaagtgacaagtaaaaagggacggaagtAGTAATGATTTGAAAAAATAGTTTTTGCCAAATTTTTAAGTTCAGTCGGGATTTTATCTTAGGGACAGGCTTTTGAtggtttttaataaaaatgttcACTGTACTTGCTCAGCCTATATATAGCTTAACAATCTCATCCTGTAACATCACAGAATACTCAAGATTAATATATGAACTAATAAGCTCTAAGCTCTAGTAAGCTATATGGGTTCGTTATGCGGACTGGTTCTTGTTTTGATGTGGACATTGGGTGTTAATGGAAAAGATGTAAGTTCCTTGATCAGCAGATCTATGTTTGAGAAATTGTTAAAACATCGAAACGATGATATCTGTCCGGCCAGAGGCTTCTATACTTATGAAGCTTTCATAAACGCTGCCAAGTCCTTTCGTGCTTTTGGAACCTCTGGTAACCGTGACACTCGGAAGAGAGAGATTGCAGCCTTCTTAGCTCAAACCTCACACGAGACCACCGGTAATTATTACTACACTTGTATTCTTCATACAGCGCGACCCTCTATCGGTTTCTAGGTTCAATTCTTTATTTAAAAGTAACTAATATCTGCAATTGCATGTTCACAAAGGTGGAGGTCCAGGTTTACCTGATGGACCATATGCATGGGGATATTGCTTCAAGGAGGAGCAGAACCCGACGGATTACTGCGTTCCAGATCCAGAATGGCCATGTGTTCCGAACAAGAACTATCATGGCCGTGGTCCTATTCAGATCTCCTAGTATGTAACATTTTACTCTGTCTCACATTGCTGAAGCCATATGTTCTGTTTTATCTTTTCTTTcgatgttttatatatattttttggaaaATTAGACTTTTGCCAAATTTACAAGTATAGTGAAATGATCTTTAGTTTGCGAAAGATTACTTAGTATTTAAGTTGTATTGCGCATTGCAGCAACTTTAACTATGGACCAGCAGGAAAAGCTATAAGGTCTAATTTGCTAAAAAACCCGAGTTTGGTGGCCAGCAACCCTACCATTTCATTCAAGACTGCACTATGGTTCTGGATGACACCGCAGTCCCTGAAGCCGTCAAGCCACGATGTTATCACTGGAGTGTGGAAACCATCCGCAGCAGACTCTGCAGCTGGGAGGGTTCCTGGATATGGAGTGGTAACAAACATCATCAACGGTATTGAATGTGGTATAGGGTCTACACCAGGTGGTGAGGGCCGGATCGGCTTCTATAAGAGATACTGCTCCATTTTTGGAATTAGCCCTGGGAAAAACTTAGACTGTTACAGCCAAAAGCCTTTTGGCGGCTGATTTTTAACACATCTGCTACTAAAAGATATGCTTCGCGAACAAGTATAAGCGATTCCCACAGAATTGAAATATATGTACTAATTGTTACtgcaatcaattaaaatcatagTTGCTTGATTGTGGTGTGAGAAAACATCATACTAAAAGTAACAATGTTTCAATTATGCAAGCGTATTGTTACTGTATTAATCATCTACCAGTAGTGAATAGTTATGTGTCAGCTTTGTGTTCAAGCAAAATGGGACGAAGAGATAAAGAACAAATTAAATAGCAAACGGCAAAATCATAAGCTAATATGAAACTGGATGACAAACTCTGAAGAACACAACAAAAAAGGCTTGAAATGAAATCAAGCTTTCGATATTCAGTCCCCCAGCCCACAATCTTATAAGTGGTTGTAGTTAGATTTGTTTCACATAAGTACACATCAACAAGTTTGGTTAATTGGCACAAAGTGAAGTGCAACTTTGTTTTGTTGGAAGTGTGAATATCTCTTTCCCCACCCCCTCTATTAGTTGAGCTTAGGGGCCTAGGCCCTAGCCTGCGCAAAACGGGTGTTGGCCCTCACTATCATAATTTCTAAGAAAAAAGCCCCAAATACCAGTGCCGGAAAAGATGGTCGTGGACTGCCATTTTACAATCCGAAACGCTAGATCATTTGGCATTTATCCTCTTTTTCTTCTTAACGCTAGATGCCATTTTACAATTCAAAACGCTAGATCGTCTGGCGTTTATCCTCTTTTTCTTCTTATCGCTACATGATCTAGCGTTTTGAAACCCTAAACGCTATTTCATGTAGCGTTTTGCTCCTAAAACGCTAGATCGTGTCGTGTTTTGTAGGGTTTTCAGACCTAAACACAACACTATCTAGCGTTTTCGTCCAAAAAACAAAACGTTGGATTATCCGGCGTTAATAAATAGTATTTGTGGCCATTTATCCCAACTCTGTTATTTTGAACATTACTTGTGAGTTTTGTGTCATCTGAGGCCTTTTCTTGCGCAAAATACAGGTAAAATGATATTGAAATGGTTGATGCTTAAACCACAACTGAAGAAGAAACGCTAAAGAAGACCCATACAATTACAAGGAACatgtaaaatgggacggagggagtaattaataaGTGGTCTCTCTCGGAATTTCATCTTTTGGAATTCAAATTCTGCACATTGTTTGTAACATATTTCACACTACAAAAATTTTCATAGTTGTAGGGGAATTGAGTTTTTCCCAAGTTAAATTGACCACAGTATATTGTTAGTCAAGTTATCAAAGTCTTTTCTGCGTAACTTATGTGTTCACAGTTTGACACTTTCAGTTAAGACTTCTACCGTAATTCTCACGGTCGCACTATAGCTTGCATTTACTTTTTCTAACAGACAATAATGTTCACTGTACTTGCTCAGCCTATATATAGCGTAACAATTCGTTCCTGAAAGTTCACAGACAATTAGACAGAGTGATAAGGTACCACGCTACAGTGACCGCCAACAGTACCCGCCCCCGCTACAGGACTTGAAGGTCCCCAAAGTCAGACCTCATCATTACCAAGTACAAGGCAAACAGGATAATAAGCATGCACGAATCCCAAAAGGACAGAAAAAAGGACAGTAGCTGCACCAAAACAGCCACCCATGCTGGGGAGTGCCTACAGGCCCATTCCCGCCACTGTAGCAACAGTGGCGGCAAAGGGCCTATATAAAGCACTCCCCAGCCAAAGTGGAAGGTAAGTGCAAATTTCTCCCTCAAAACTCTCTCTAAAAAGCATCTCTCGCCAGATACTTAGAGTGAAAACTCTCTGATTTCCCTTACTTGTCAAGCACATCCAaatcactgattatcacgccggaggcgcctcacgggatgtcaccccccgtgtagcgttgttttgcaggttaggtCTTGCCTGAAGCTCCCCGGAATAGTGCATTGGAACCCTAGACGAGATTtggagttatcatttggcgcgccaGGAAGGGGCCTTCTCCCTAAGAGAAACCTGATCGCATCCCTAGAAGTCGGGCAAATTTATGCAAACTCGATCCGGACTTATAGTAAGTCAGACCAGCAACATGGCAAACCCTCGCCCAAACATGCAAAACGCGAGCCTGCTAAACCCCGACCCTGCCAACCCTAACGTCCGAGTAGTCGACGACGACGTACTCCTGCAAGACCTATCCCCATCCGGGAACTCCGTCCCCAACGCGGGACCAAACACCAACGCAGTACCTCCCCCACTCACTCAAGGGGGGCCCATCGATCTGACAAAGTTCACGCAGCAACAGATCGACATAATGCTGAAGGTAGCATCTGCCTTCCCACAACCTAGAGGGGAAGCGCGCGGCAACCATGAACCCCAAGACGAGGAGGAGCGAAGTGAAGCTCATAGCCAGCCTCACCCACAGAAGTCCACAGCATCACACCTTGGACCGTCACAAAACACGAACCACAAAAACCACGGTGGACAACAACACCGCCCCTCAACCTGGAAAGAAAATAGGAGGATCCGGGATCTGAAAAAAGAGCTTGAAGCCAAGCAGGCAGAGTACGAAAAGGCCCGCGCCCGTCTCGAGGGCCGTCGCACCGAAACCCCTGAGGTCCGCAACGACACAGGAAGCGTCAACCCCTCTAACGCGGACATGCTCAATACGCTCATGGCCCTGAAGAAGCGCCTCGAAGATGGCACCAATGGCGAAGTCGGAGAATCCCCTTTTACAAAGAGACTCGAGGATGAACCAAAGCAAAGGCACATCAAGCATCTCAACCTGAACCCCTTTGACGGGATGGGAGACCCCGAGGAGCACCTCAGCTATTTTAACCAACTGGCCCTACACTACGAGTACCGCGACCTCACCAAATGCCGTTTCTTTGCCGCCACCCTCAGGGGAAGCGCGCAGCGGTGGTTCAGTCGCGTCCCGGCCAGGAGCATAGACACTTGGGCCGACTTTAAAAGGGCATTCCTGAACAAATTCAGGGCGAACCAACCTCAGGAGGTGCATACTTCCTACTTACAAACCATCGGGCAAAGAGAAGGGGAATCCCTGCAGAGCTACATCAACCGCTTCAAGGAAGCGGTCAATAAGATCATCTGTGTAAACGAGATAGAGGCTCTCGTCCATCTAAAGAGGGGACTTGACCCGTATGAATGCGAAAAATACGTTGTCAAGCTGATGGAAGTACAACCCACGACATTGGCCAAGGCATATGACCTGGCATCCCAAGCCGTCACGGAAGCGGAATCTTTGGCCGTGTTGAAACGGGCACGGGCCCCTCCCGCCAGCAATCAGAAACATTACCCACGTGAGCGACACGCCCCGTACCAAAAACCCGTGGAGCAAATGCAAGTTCAAACTACGCACGGACCTCCTGCCAACAAGAACAACAACATATCTGTAAAGGATCGTCTGGGGCCCGCGGTGGGTTCCCGCCCCGAAAAGCGCCCTGAGCCTAACTGGACTAAGTTCAGCCTAACCCGGTCGGCCCTGTTAAGGGACATTAAAAACAAGCCCTTTTACCAAGCACCGCCAGCCATGTGGACAAACCCGGAGGACCGGAACAAAGAGCGCCACTGCGAATATCACGAaacacacgggcactccacgGATAGCTGCCTCGCACTCAAACACTTCCTGGAACGACAAGCAAAAGCGGGAAACCTAAACCAGTACCTCCCTCGCGATCTGCCACCACCACCGCCACAAGACCACCGAGACGGTAGAAATGTGGTCAATCCCGTCTTCGGCGGCACCGTCACGCCCCCTGTCCCCAGCGGGCCTTCAGTATATGCAATCGCCCAGGGAGAGGTGCACAGCCCCATATACTTCACACATGCAGATTACGAGGGCATCAACCCGGATCACAACGAAGCCCTAGTCGTATCCCTGGTCATAGCAGAAAATGAGGTAAAAAGAATATTGGTGGATAACGGCTCCTCTGCGGACATCT of the Daucus carota subsp. sativus chromosome 4, DH1 v3.0, whole genome shotgun sequence genome contains:
- the LOC108217202 gene encoding endochitinase; translated protein: MGSLCGLVLVLMWTLGVNGKDVSSLISRSMFEKLLKHRNDDICPARGFYTYEAFINAAKSFRAFGTSGNRDTRKREIAAFLAQTSHETTGGGPGLPDGPYAWGYCFKEEQNPTDYCVPDPEWPCVPNKNYHGRGPIQISYNFNYGPAGKAIRSNLLKNPSLVASNPTISFKTALWFWMTPQSLKPSSHDVITGVWKPSAADSAAGRVPGYGVVTNIINGIECGIGSTPGGEGRIGFYKRYCSIFGISPGKNLDCYSQKPFGG